In the Salmo trutta chromosome 13, fSalTru1.1, whole genome shotgun sequence genome, CCATCTGTAATCCCAAAACTGGATCACAGCGTTCCCTCCGTGCAGTAGGAGGGGTTCCCCAGCCCCTCTGCTGAGTTTTCCCCTGTTTTACATGTCTGTCGCCTCCAGAGGACCAGGGTGACCAGGAAAAGGAGCAGGAGAAAACCCAGCCCCCCTCCGATAACCCCCGCCCTTAGGGCCAGGTTGGTGGCCTCAGGGGGGTCGTAGCGCAGGCAGGAGAGCTTTGAGGGGGCACTGGTTCCCGCCATGTTCACCGCCTCCACACACACCTTGACACCTGCCTCTAGTTCCCCCAGCACCCCGCTCCGAGATTCACCCCCGAACTGGAGAGGTTCTCCTCTTCGATTTTCGATCACGACCCGGTACTCAGATACCACAGAGGCTGGGGCGCACCACCGTACCTCTGCCCCCCCATTAGCGCCTGGCACTAGCTTCTGGAGGTGTGGAGCATGAGGAGGCTCGCCTGCCCCACTTAGACCAGGGCAGAGGCATCCGGTCTGGGCAGAGAGCTGGGAGCAGGGGAGCTGGTTGTCCTGGCAGGGATGGTATTCACAGGGCTTGGACTGCATCGGAACTAGAGTAGAAGCTGATGAGGCTTTGCTGTGGTTAGGAGGGAAATGGGAAACATCCTCGTCAGTGTAGTCATCTTCGTCGTAGTCGAAGCCCACGCCGGTAACGTATTGGATCTTGGGGTATATGACCGGAGGGGAGGTGGGAACGGCGTGTGTGAGAAGGGGGTGGGTGTTGATGAGGCGGGTGGGAAGCAGGTCAGGGGTCAGTAGTAGTAGGAGCATGGCAGCCAAGTTCCAGCAGAATGACATCATCTCTGTGGAACAGAAATGGAAAGATTATAACCACAAGTAGGAGTTACCTCCCACATTATGACCATGTGAACCCGTacaggaggaggcacaggatacaACAGACAGAAAGATATGAATGATAATGTACTGCAGGACAACCGGTTCACAGAGAGATAATGTGCCTTAGGACAACCAGTTCACAAAGAGATAATGTACTGTCGGACAACAGGTTCACAGTGAGATAATGTGCGGTAGGATAACCGGTTCACAGAGAGATAATGTACTGTAGGACAACCGGTTTACAGAGAGATAATGTACTGTAGGACAACCGGTTTACAGAGAGATAATGTACTGCAGGACAACCGGTTCACAGAGAGATAATGTGCCTTAGGACAACCAGTTCACAAAGAGATAATGTACTGTCGGACAACCGGTTCACAGAGAGATAATGTACTGTAGGACAACCGGTTCACAGAGAGATAATGTACTGTAGGACAACCGGTTCACAGAGAGGTAATGTACTGTAGGACAACCGGTTCACAGAGAGATAATGTACTGTAGGACAACCGGTTCACAGTGAGATAATGTACTGTAGGACAACCGGTTCACAGAGAGATAATGTACTGTAGGACAACCGGTTCACAGAGAGGTAATGTACTGTAGGACAACCGGTTCACAGAGAGATAATGTACTGTAGGACAACCGGTTCACAGAGAGGTAATGTACTGTAGGACAACCGGTTCACAGAGAGGTAATGTACTGTAGGACAACCGGTTCACAGAGAGATAA is a window encoding:
- the LOC115205595 gene encoding LRRN4 C-terminal-like protein, translated to MMSFCWNLAAMLLLLLTPDLLPTRLINTHPLLTHAVPTSPPVIYPKIQYVTGVGFDYDEDDYTDEDVSHFPPNHSKASSASTLVPMQSKPCEYHPCQDNQLPCSQLSAQTGCLCPGLSGAGEPPHAPHLQKLVPGANGGAEVRWCAPASVVSEYRVVIENRRGEPLQFGGESRSGVLGELEAGVKVCVEAVNMAGTSAPSKLSCLRYDPPEATNLALRAGVIGGGLGFLLLLFLVTLVLWRRQTCKTGENSAEGLGNPSYCTEGTL